From the genome of Papaver somniferum cultivar HN1 chromosome 2, ASM357369v1, whole genome shotgun sequence, one region includes:
- the LOC113349939 gene encoding electron transfer flavoprotein subunit beta, mitochondrial-like isoform X2: protein MKIMVAVKRVIDYAVKIRVKSDKTGVEMNNIKMSMNPFCEIALEEALRIKESGLAAEVIAVSMGSNQCVDTLRTGLAMGADRAIHVDTTSTLYPLSVAKILKALIDIEKPGLLILGKQAIDDDCNQTGQMVAGLLKWPQGTFASKVVVDKEKQVARVDREVDGGLETLCLDLPAVITTDLRLNQPRYATLPNIMKAKSKVIKKVTPAELNVEIKSDLELVQVTEPPKRKGGVIVSSVDELINKLKNEAHVI from the exons ATGAAGATCATGGTAGCTGTTAAACGAGTAATTGATTATGCAGTAAAGATCAGAGTTAAATCAGACAAG ACCGGTGTTGAAATGAATAACATAAAGATGTCAATGAACCCATTTTGTGAAATTGCTTTAGAAGAAGCATTGAGGATAAAAGAATCAGGATTAGCAGCAGAAGTAATTGCTGTTAGTATGGGTTCAAATCAGTGTGTTGATACACTTAGAACTGGACTTGCTATGGGTGCTGATAGAGCTATTCATGTTGATACTACTTCTACACTGTATCCTCTCTCTGTTGCAAAGATTCTTAAAGCTTTAATTGATATTGAGAAACCTGGTTTGCTTATTCTTGGGAAACAG GCTATTGATGATGACTGCAATCAAACAGGACAGATGGTGGCTGGATTGCTTAAGTGGCCCCAAGGAACATTTGCTTCCAAG GTTGTAGTGGACAAAGAGAAACAAGTAGCTAGAGTTGACAGGGAGGTTGATGGTGGTCTTGAAACTTTGTGCCTGGATCTCCCAGCAGTTATCAC CACGGATTTAAGGTTGAACCAACCAAGATATGCTACGCTCCCTAACATTATGAAAGCTAAATCGAAAGTTATAAAGAAGGTCACTCCTGCTGAGCTGAATGTGGAAATCAAATCTGATTTAGAACTTGTTCAAGTCACGGAGCCTCCCAAGAGAAAAGGTGGTGTGATTGTTTCCTCTGTGGATGAGCTCATCAACAAACTAAAGAACGAAGCTCATGTCATTTAG
- the LOC113349939 gene encoding electron transfer flavoprotein subunit beta, mitochondrial-like isoform X1: MKIMVAVKRVIDYAVKIRVKSDKTGVEMNNIKMSMNPFCEIALEEALRIKESGLAAEVIAVSMGSNQCVDTLRTGLAMGADRAIHVDTTSTLYPLSVAKILKALIDIEKPGLLILGKQVSRKAIDDDCNQTGQMVAGLLKWPQGTFASKVVVDKEKQVARVDREVDGGLETLCLDLPAVITTDLRLNQPRYATLPNIMKAKSKVIKKVTPAELNVEIKSDLELVQVTEPPKRKGGVIVSSVDELINKLKNEAHVI, from the exons ATGAAGATCATGGTAGCTGTTAAACGAGTAATTGATTATGCAGTAAAGATCAGAGTTAAATCAGACAAG ACCGGTGTTGAAATGAATAACATAAAGATGTCAATGAACCCATTTTGTGAAATTGCTTTAGAAGAAGCATTGAGGATAAAAGAATCAGGATTAGCAGCAGAAGTAATTGCTGTTAGTATGGGTTCAAATCAGTGTGTTGATACACTTAGAACTGGACTTGCTATGGGTGCTGATAGAGCTATTCATGTTGATACTACTTCTACACTGTATCCTCTCTCTGTTGCAAAGATTCTTAAAGCTTTAATTGATATTGAGAAACCTGGTTTGCTTATTCTTGGGAAACAGGTTAGTCGAAAG GCTATTGATGATGACTGCAATCAAACAGGACAGATGGTGGCTGGATTGCTTAAGTGGCCCCAAGGAACATTTGCTTCCAAG GTTGTAGTGGACAAAGAGAAACAAGTAGCTAGAGTTGACAGGGAGGTTGATGGTGGTCTTGAAACTTTGTGCCTGGATCTCCCAGCAGTTATCAC CACGGATTTAAGGTTGAACCAACCAAGATATGCTACGCTCCCTAACATTATGAAAGCTAAATCGAAAGTTATAAAGAAGGTCACTCCTGCTGAGCTGAATGTGGAAATCAAATCTGATTTAGAACTTGTTCAAGTCACGGAGCCTCCCAAGAGAAAAGGTGGTGTGATTGTTTCCTCTGTGGATGAGCTCATCAACAAACTAAAGAACGAAGCTCATGTCATTTAG